GGCAAATGTTCTTAACATCAACAAAACAACAAAATTGTTTAGTTCAACTAAAGTCTGTGAAGTATTTTTCTAATTTTGAATGATGAATTTATGATGGCAGGTGCCTTAACGATTGAACTGCCGAATCTTCCAAGTGCGATCGCACTAGCAGGAGAAGGGGAAGAAAATCTCAAAACTTTGGCAGGACAAACAGGAGCCAATATAGTTCTGCGGGGACAAGAACTGCATATTTCTGGCACCGAAAAGCAAGTTGACTTGGCAAATCGATTAGTGCGATCGCTTGAAGACCTTTGGAGCAAAGGCAACAATATTTCTAGTACAGATATATTAACAGCTCGCCAAGCCTTGGACACTCATCGTGAAGGGGAACTGCTAGATTTACAGCGCGATATCATTGCTAAAACGCGTAAAAGTGAGGAAGTCCGTGCCAAAACCTTCCGACAACGACAGTATATCGAAGCGCTACGCAAACGGGATTTAACTTTTTGTACAGGTCCAGCCGGTACAGGAAAGACTTTCCTTGCAGTCGTCGTTGCTGTACAAGCACTTCTGGCGAACCAATTTGAACGGCTCATTCTCACTCGTCCAGCTGTCGAAGCTGGCGAAAGACTTGGTTTTTTACCAGGAGACTTGCAGCAGAAAGTCAATCCCTATTTGCGTCCACTCTACGATGCGATCAATGAATTTATTGATCCAGAAAAAGTCCCGTCATTGATGGAAAGAGGCGTTATTGAAGTTGCTCCTTTAGCGTACATGCGGGGACGGACTCTTAACAACGCTTTTGTGATTGTTGATGAAGCTCAAAACACCACACCAGCTCAAATAAAAATGGTTTTGACTCGTTTGGGTTTCCGTTCCCGTATGGTGATTACAGGTGACATCACACAAACCGACTTACCAGCCAACCAACAATCTGGATTAACGGTAGCTATACAAATTCTAAAACACGTTGAAGGCATAGCCTTTTGCGAATTTTCTCAAAAAGATGTTGTCCGCCATCCTCTTGTTCAGCGTATAGTCGCTGCATACGAACAACATGAAAAATAGTCCCGAGTCATGAAAAAATGACAAATGACAAATGACGAATCACACATGACTAAAACACTAAAAGAATTTTTGGAAGCTTGCGAAACTCTGGGAACACTACGTCTGATTGTCACAAGCAGCGCCGCTGTTTTGGAAGCACGCGGTAGAGTGGAAAAGCTGTTTTATGCAGAACTCCCAAAAGGTAAGTACGCCAACATGCACAACGAAGGTTTTGAATTTCACTTGAATATGGATAAAATTACGCAGGTGAAATTTGAAACCGGTGAAGCCAAGCGAGGTAACTTTACCACCTATGCCATTCGGTTTTTGGATGACAAACAAGAGCCAGCTTTAAGTTTGTTTCTACAATGGGGTAAACCAGGAGAATACGAACGTGGACAAGTAGAGGCTTGGCAGACTTTACGGGAGCAATATGGAGAACTCTGGGAACCTGCACCAGCAGTGATTTGATGAGAGTTGACTAATCCCATGATCATGTAAAACCCCGCAAGGTTTCAACCAAAAACTTGCGGAGTTTACTATTTACCTGTCTTATGTTTAAGCTATACTACAAAACTCCAATACATCATGAGTACCACCACGCAAAACAGACTCAGTTTGTTTTCCGTACAAACGCTTCTCCAAAAGAGCTTCCAAAAAACCTTGAATAACACCTAAAGTATAAGTGCAAGTTCGTGATGAGCCTTCCACTTCACCAGCAGAGCAAAAAGTTTCTTTGGCATAGACTTTGTAAATATCTCCTTGTTGTTCTATCTTGTCGATAAGACACAAGCGAGTTCCCTCTTTACCTAAAACCAAATTAATATTATTTTGGATTTGTTCAAGAGACAAAAATGCTTTATTGCCAACTAAATTTAAGTCTCTAGCAAAAATTCTACCTTGGTTACGACCAGCAGATATCATCGCGATCGCAGCCGTTTTGTCACCCAAAGCTTGTTCAATACCAATAAGGATTGCTTTCAAAAAGATTATGCTGCTAAAATCACCCAGTTCCGGACGCAAACGGCTCATTTGTTGAGTCATAAAAGTCTGTTCACTTGATATCATCTTTTCGTTTCCTTTATCTGTTGAGTTTACGTGGAATTTATTGTCTGGCAGAAATTACCCTTAAATTTTCCTAGAATTCTTGTCATGTTTTACTCATTTTTATATTATTATCACTAATAATCTGGCATTGATTTGTTCCGGTGTCTTTAATGCGTGAATTTTGTATGCGCAAAGCGCACATCAAAGGCGTAAGCGCAAGCGCACGAATCGAGCGTTGCAAGAGCGTCTGTGCAGGAGATACAAAGTAAGCGTGTCCCTTTGGGACTTACAAAGCAGCGTGCCCGGAGGGCATATTTTGAATTTTGAATTTGAGCGTATGCGCAGAGCGCACGCCGGAGGCAAAGGCGCAGCTTGTCCGTTCGGGCAAAGCCCGTCGTGCCCGTTGCAAGAGCGTGTCCCTTTGGGACTCAGGACTCAGGACTCAGCGAGTGAACTTTAACCCATTAGGGATCTTATTTTAACAACAGCCCGTTTAATTTCTAGAAATAATAAGCCTTGCTTAATAGAGGCATTAGCGAGAACCAATAAAATTGCATCACCACAGCTAACCAACACGCCATAGCCTTTCTCACCTTCAACGAAGATACGGTCAATATTTCCGCGAGCAAGTTCGCGTCCTATTTGTTCGCCTAACGAGAGCATAGATGCAGACATGGCAGCAGTACGCCCTTCATCCATTCCTGTAGGTAATACAGAAGCCAAAGCTAAGCCATCAGGGCTTAACAATATTGCACCCTGAACCCCAGTGCTGCTTGAGACAAAGTTTTGCAGTTCGTCTTGTAGCATGGAAACGTAAATCATAACTCTTTCCATTGTGAGTGAGGGTGTTTTAGTACTTTTTACAGGTGTGGCTATTATAGTTAAGCTTTACCTACAATAGTATTAATTAAGTATAGGACTCTTCCGCATATTTTTGAGGAAGCTAGGTACACTTTGAGTGCTTCTTCCCGAAGGGCTGACGCTGTAGGCGAAGCCCTTCGGGAACGCCCGTCCCCCAATCTCTTACGGAGACGCTACGCGAATGTGACGGAGACCGCCCTATGCCCTGCGGGCACGCTGAGTCCCAAGGGGACACGCGCAAGGGACGCTAACGGGTTCGCCACTTTGCCAAACTCCTACACCAGACGCACTCGCGAACGTGACGGGAACCGCCCCTACGGGGTTCAACAGTCACCTGCGGAGGGAAACCCTCCCGCAGTGCTGGTTCACCAAGACGGCAAGTGGACTCACCAAGACGGGGGCCGGTCTCACCTGTTAAGCGTTCTCTGTTAAGCGTCCGGACTTTGTTAGTTCACCCTTCAGGTCTGCGCAGAACGCACGCCCGTCGCCGGCACCAGGGTTACCCTACCAAGAGCGCCCTCACTCACCAGATGCCAAGTGAGGGAAACCCTCATCAAGCACTGGTCTCACCAAATCAAACCGCACTCCTATAGATGGGTGTAAATAAACAGAACTATCAGGCTGCAAATGGGAGAGCGAGAACCCCTGCCTTTTAATTCGGGGATGAAGCTCGACACAACAGGTTTTAACCTGTTGTTTGTTTGTTATAATTCCTGAAGGTACTGGGTGGCGACCCATACAGGATATCCATAACTGGACTCCGAGGGTAGAAACGTAGTCTTTGGACTGTACCGGAGTCTGCGGTGGGACGCATCGTAGACCTTAAGCTAAATTGCCTGCGCAGACGGTGAGACCAGCGCTCTTGGTAGGGTAACCCTGGTGCAGGCGACTGGCGAACCCGGAGGGTCTGACGGGGATTGGCAACAGTCTAGTTAAGAGTCTAAGAAACAGGAACAAAGGTGGAAAAGCACGGCTTTTGAGCCTGCGTTGTAACATCTTTTAAGAATCCCCACGCATTTATGCCGGGGAGTAGGTCAAATTGCAATCGGTAAAGGGGCAGGGAAAACCTTTAACCTTTTCCCTTTCCCCTGACAAAACGTTATATACTTCGCTAAAATTAGTGCCAACCTACTCAGAGATCATTTATAAAGTAAATCTTATCTCAGTAGGGTTTCCCTGCGGGAGAAACTGTCCGTCCCGTTGTATTACAAGCGCTTGAAAAAATTCTGTGAGTCTTCTTAGCTCTCATAAAAAAGTAAACTTAAACACATCGTAATCACCACCACGAAGCACTGATTCCGTGTGTTTACCTTGCAAGCGCTTACCGAGAACTTGCTCTATAAATCCCCAAACAACACCGAGCGTGTAAGTACATTGACGCTCGGAACCTTGAGGCTCGCCCGCTGAACAAAAGGTTTCTGAAGTGTAAACATGAATAACATCGTCTTCTCTTATGATGTTATTAATGATGCACAAGCAAGTTCCGTCTTTACCTAAAGCTGTTTCGAGTTTGTAGCCAATATCGTCAAAAGAGCAGGATGATCCTGAGAAACATAATTCTTGTGCAAGATCTTTGCCGCGATGACGCCCAGCTGTAGTTAAGGCGATCGCAGCTGCCTTTTCACCCAAAGTTTTTTCTATTCCGATAACTGCCGACTTAAAACAGACAATACTATTGAAATCTCCAAGGGTTGGACGTAGCTTTGCCTCAGATTTTAGTACAGCTTTGTCCTCATCTGTCAGCTCAACACCTCTTTCCATTAAAGACGAAAAGGCTTGTGGTTGTAAAGTCATGTGATGATTCTCCTAGTATCAACAAAAACCAAATTTTATCTGCTAGCGCGTCTAGTCTAATTTCTTAGCTAAAAATTAATCAGTTGATGAGTCTGTTTTCCTTGTTCCTTGTGCCTGTGCACCCCTGCACCCTTGCAACTTCAATCCAATATTTTAGTGTGGATGCAGAACTACTCAATTTCTTTCTCTATTTATAGTTGGGTAATTACTGATCATCCCAAAAAATATACTTAATTGATACTAGTATTTATTACTTAATATATTCACAATAAATCTTTACAAAAAATTAACAAAAAATAAACTCATCCTTCGCTCATCAAACTGTTCCCTAGTTCTGTTTCATAAAAAGCTAGGGGGAAATCGAAGTTATTAGTCATCAGTCATTAGTGTGTTTTTTATGATTTATCGTACTAAGTTTTGCTTCGATCAAAACTAAATAATCCTTGGAAAAACGACCGAATCAGACGCAGCCAACGACCTAACTTTTTGAGAAACGACTGAAAGACGTTTGTTTGGCTCGAAGAGTCTACTACTGACTCTGGTAAATTTTCTGCTACAGAAGTCGTTTGTGTTACTATGTCACTTAACGGCTGCGTGTTATCAATTTGCCTGGAAGAGTCCACAATTGACTCTGGTAAATTTTCTGCTACAGGAGTCGTTTGTGCTACTATGTGATTTAACGGCTGCGTGTTGTCAATTTGCCTGGAAGAGTCCACAATTGACCCGAGTAAATTTTCTGCTACAAAAGTCGTTTGTGTGACTTCGTTCCTTGAAGCACTAGTTAGGAAAACTTCTTCTACTAAATCACTTCTTAGGAGTCGAAAGGCAATTTGCTGTACTTTTTCTACAGCAAGCTCAAGTTGATTAGCAATTTCCCCCAAGGAAATAGTGCCATTCGCCAACTGCCAAACTTGCAATTCCAGAGAGTCTAACTGTAATGTCGGCTGAGTAATATTCTTATTTGACAGGATTAGACTTAACTCAGGCAGTTGTTGGGCTAATACACTCCAATCTTGCAGCAATCGCAAACCGATAAGTGTAATCTCAGTTGCTGGTATACTTATGCCTGTCATCTCTGAGTCGGGTAAATCAGCTTCAGCGTCAAATTCAAACTGACCATCTTTGAGTTCAAACAAAACAGACACTTGTTCCACAACTTGGATACGAAATAGTAGTTTCAGTTGTTCGGCTTGCAGTAGTCCTTGGAACTTGAGGCATAAACCTATCGGCGTGTTAGCCCGACAGATCTGAGCCATTCTTAAAGCAACGTCCTGGCTTACCCAGCCCCGTTGAGCGATCATTGAAAGCAAGCCTTTTTCATCTAGACGATCAGCAGCAGCGACAATCCGACCTTGATACAGCCAGATGTAATAAACAGGCTTAAAAGCAGTTACATCAGCAGCTAAGGTACGAATTGTGAGTAATCCTGTGTTGTTTCCTTGCTCTAGCAATTGAAAAATACTTGGCAAGGGAAATTCTGCTAAATTACCAGTAAATATCATATTAGTTTTACTTAGTAGCGCCCCACGGGCGGCGCGCCAGCCGCTACGAATGGAAAAAATACTCTTTTCCCCTACACCCTTACACCCCTGTGTTTCGTAAGGAGAGTTATGCTGATAAGGTTTAATAAATAAGCTAGGTCTTGTTGATAAAGTCAGACCTAGCTTTTTAGGGCTTGAGAACTTTTAACGCAGAATTAGTACATCATAGCCTTCCTCAATTCTGTAAGAACACGCTTGATTTCTAGCAAGAGCAATCCCTGTTTGGCACTATCACTTGCTAAAACTAGTAGTACAGCGTCCTCGCCGCAGCCATTGAGAATTCCAAAACCCTTGTCACCTTCAACATAAATCCGCTCTATATTGCCTCTGCTTAACTCACTCCCAATGCGCTCACCAAGAGATATCATTGCCGCAGCCATTGCTGATACCCGCTCTTCGTCCATCCCGCCTGGTAAGCTTGACGACAAAGTTAGACCATCTGGAGAAACAAGCACTGCACCTTGGACATCACTTGTTGCGGTGACAAAATTTTGCAGAATGCTGCTAAGTTTTGCTGTGTTAATTGCCATGCTACACTCCTCTTTTGCTTTGATTTGGGTTCCCTGTGGATTTTGGTTGCTAATTCAGTTTTCTATTTGACTACTTGCATTACAGGATTTTGTCCACCCTAAAGAAAACCCCTGTAATAAACTTGCAGGCAAATTCTATGTGTGTCAACAGAATTTGGGTAAGAGGATGACTGCATTTGCTGTATTTATGATCATCCTCTAAATGTATGCGGTGAATTCAAAAACATCGAAGCTACTGCCTCAAAGTATCAATTCAATCGCTTTAACCCGCAAGCGTTGACTGAGGTTGATTTCAAAGAGCCGTGAACTCGAACTCTGTTTGAAAATTTATTTGATCGCCAACAGGAACTTGTCGAGCTTGGTGGCGTTTTTGCATAACCTGATCGATAAAGCCACCCAGTATACCTAGGGTAAATGGGCATAAACGGATGGAACCTGAATTCTCACCAGACATTTCAACTGGCTCGGTCACCTTTACCCTAATAAAGTTTTCTTGTTGAGATACTTCTTCGATAAGACAGAGTCGTGTTCCTTCGACACCTAAACTTGTGTTTAGGCGCTTCAGTATAGTTGGAAGATCATTTGATTCCATTGAAGCCCCAAGTTTTGTGGCAATTTTCTTACCGTAGGTACGACCCGCAGCACCAATGATGACTGCTGCAGCTTTGGAACCTAAGTTATCTTCTATGCCATCCAGCAAAGCTTTGTAGTCCATCACATTGACGAAATCTCCTAGCTGTGGTCTGAGAGTATTGGAAGTTGTCATCATACGGTTATCGCTTATAGAGAAAGAAACATTTGTACAAAATTTGTAGATAGATGCTTTCGTTTATCGACGTGCCAGAAAATACCTGTCCTTTGCGGGCTATTTATTAACCCAACGGCAGAGCTAGTCTCTACGATGGAAACTCCTGTGCATGTCTAGCGCTCAACAAACACTCGTTTGGCATCTTGCTTACGGGTTTGTGTTTAGCTCGCTGCTGGAACGTCTAATACTCAAACTCCATTTAGCTCCCAAGATTTTATGCCTATCTGCATAGCTTCTGAAGCTATTGGTCAGTTGGTTATTTGCTGCCTGATATCTTTGTTTAAAATAACATTAAAAATGAAATATATTCAGGATAATTACGTAAAAAATTTGATGATATGCTGAAAATGCCACCTTAAGGTACAACCCATACAATAAACTTCGTGGCAGTTGTCGGGGAAAAGGTTAAGGGGAAAAGGTTAAGGGGAAAGGGGGGAACCCCCCTTTCATTTACGATAAAAGCGCCAGCTATCCAGTGGTATTGTGGTAGTAATTGGCAAATTCTTCGACGAGTGCAATCAAAGCTTGTTTGACCGAAGTGGACTCGGTAGCATTGACTGTAATTATTGGTGGTCGAGTTTTCTCATCATCCAATCCCAAGGCGATCGCCACATCTTGGGCTTCCCATGCATCCGGGCAATCAGTATGAGTCAGCCCAATCACATAAGGAATTTGCACCCGTTGATTCATAAAGTTGAGTTGCTTGCGACCATAACGGAAATGCTGCGGACGGTGAGCTGCTACTAGCAAAATGTAAGCGTGGGCTTTTGCAATCAAAATCTCCCACATATAGTCAAATCTACTTTGTCCTGGTGTGCCATACAGGTGTAGTGATTGATTCAGTCCTATAGTCAGCCGCCCAAAATCCAAAGCGACTGTGGTCGTTTTCTTCAGTAGTCCAACTTCATCTGTCGCTTTTTGTTCAGTGTCTACCACCTCTATATCACTGATTGTGCGAATCAAGGTCGTCTTCCCCGCACCCATACCTCCCGTCACTACTATACGTAGGATTTCCATTTATATCCTGCTGCTCCACACAACTTATACAATACTGAACATTAATGTTTTACTTGTTCCCAAAGTCGTTCGGCGACTTTGCCCCAAATCTCCAATGTAAGATTTTGTATTCCTGAACTAGTATGCAGCACCATATTACCCAGTACTTTATTTTTTATCTTACTTAGCTTTTACTCAATTAAAGTTTACAAAACTCAACTAAAATTCAAAATTGATTGATAACTTCTATTAAACTGACATCTTGCACAGTACCAAGAACTCGATAACGCTGAGATAAATTAGCCATTTGTTTGCTAGAAACCCAAGCATAGCTTAAGGCTGGAAGTTGCGAAACTTGCTGTACTCGCTTGCCGTGATGAGGAGTATAAAATTTGAGTAATACGTCAGATTTGCCTCGTATGTCTACAAAATTAATAACAGATGAGTGTAAAACTTGAGCGATCGCAGGCTGTTGGATCAAAGCTTTGACATCAGGATTGTAGTCGCCGATAAAGCCACTACAACTAGCAGCAGCCAAAGATATCCACATAGGAACTAACCAACTCGCTAACCAGTAACCAGAAGTCAGAAACTTTTTGCCCAATTGGTAAGGACCAATCCACACTAAAGGTAATATTAACCAACTGGCTCCTGATACCAATGCCACGATCGCGTACTTATGGACTTGTGCATCACCCTTCGGGTTCGCAGTCGCCTGCGGAGGGAAAACGCCAGGTCCTACAACGGGGCGGCACGTTATGTTCCTCCGCTTCCCCCCAAAAGCTGCCTTGGGAACCCCAACGCCAGATGCCTGCGACGGGAAACCCGTCTTCAGCACTGGCTCCGCAACGGACTGGCTCCCCTCCCGCAGCGCTGTCTCACCCCAAACAAAAGCAACCATTCCCACCACTAACAGCAAAACACCGAACATACCAAAGCCATAACTCAGATTGCGAAGAAGCGAAGAGGAGGGAACTGGGGATGAGGGAGTGTTGCAGTGTGGCAGTGTGGCAGTATACGAGTGTGGGAAAATATCCTTTCCTCTGTCCCTCTCTCCTTTTCTCCCTTCCTCCCTCCTGATCCCTGCACTCAGCCAATTTAACCCTACAGCAGCAAGCAAAGCGATAAATGGATACAGCAAAAGACTGTAATGGGATAAACGGGTGGAAAAAAGACTTAGTTCAGCGAACAAAGTGAGGGGATAACCAACCAATACTAGTTGATAGCGAGGAATCGGACGACGAATGAGCAAAAATAACCCTAAAAAACTGAAAAAACCCCAAGGAAACGCTTTTATGGGTATATCCCAGAAATAAAACCCTAACCCATTGTGTATGCGTTCACTAGATCCTAATTTGAGAACAAAGTAAATTAATTGTCCTAAACTACCACTACCGTATCGCAACCAACTCAGCCATAGCCAGATAAAGGTGGGAATTAACCCTACCACAAACCCGAAATACAACATCGGGTTTGTAAGATGACGATGACGGCGATGCTCCCATATGAGATAAGGTAACAAAGCTATGATTGGGACAAAAATCATAAAACTTCTGACTAAAAAGCCCAAGCCAAAATTAAAACCAGCTAGAAAGCACCAAGTAAAGCGATATTTTGGGTGTAATTCAGCTTTTAATAAAGACCAAATCGCTAAAAGAACTAGGAAAATCACAGGCACATCTGGTGTGCCTAAACGACTGTATTGCAGCCAGAGAAATTCTACACTCAAAATTGCAGCCGCAAGCCAAGCAATTTTTTTCCCAATCAGGATTTTGCCTATTTCATACAGAAGTAGTACGCTCAGCACACCAGCAATCATACTTGGCAAGCGCACACTCGCTTCATTAATGCCAAACAATGTGTAACTACTGGCGATTAACCAATAGGGACCAGGAGTTTTATGGTGGGGAGTTGTCCAAGGATGTATCCAATCACCAGTGTCTATCATTAGGCGCGATCGCCAAGCGTAAAGCCCTTCATCATGAGCCATCAGGCTACTCTGTCCAGAACCAAACAGTAATAAGGGGAGTAACCAAATTAACAATAAAATGTGGGGAAAACCACGTAAAATACTGATGGTTATCTTGGTTGGACGAAGAAATTGCAGTTTATATAACATTGAATTGTGCGCAGCCAAATTCTTCTTTTGGGTCATGAATATTTTTGTGTCTATTTTTAGAATACGTATGGTGGTATATCAATTGTTTCCACCAAACGCAATCAAAATTGACAAAATTTTAGAGAAACTTGAAAGATATTTATGGCGCTTAAACCAGAGGAACGCACTAAGCAAGACAGTACAGACGACAAGCTATTTTATGAACATCCGCGCTTCGTCACTCATGTAGACGATGGCTTTATCCAACAGCTAACGGATTTATATCGCGAGCGCCTCAAACCCAACACTCGTATCTTGGACATGATGAGCAGTTGGGTGTCGCATCTGCCAGAAGAGATATCTTTTGCCCATGTTGAAGGACACGGACTCAACGCAGAGGAACTTGCACGAAATCCTCGGTTCAATCATTATTTTGTCCAAAATCTCAACGAAAATCCTCAACTACCTCTGGAAGACCAAAGTTTTGATGCCGTTCTTAACTGCGTTTCAGTACAGTATTTGCAATATCCAGAAGCGATCTTTTCAGAAATTCACCGCATCCTCAAACCTCGTGGTGTGGCAATTTTCAGCTTTTCCAATCGGATGTTTTTTCAAAAAGCGATTCAAGCATGGCGAGAGGGTACAGAAGCCAGTAGAGTGGAATTGGTAAAAAGCTATTTCTCTGCACTTCCAGGACTTACGCCTCCAGAAGTAATTGCTCGTCGCTCATCCCTTCCTAATTTATTACAGTGGATGGGTGTCGCAGGAGGCGATCCGTTTTATGCTGTTATTGCTTACCGTAGTTCTTAGTCATCGGTATTCGCTCAGTTAAAAAGTAAATTTTCCAGGTATTAGCCAGAACAAACGTTGATAATTTTCACACAAAGTCAAACAAAAGGAGGAGTCCAAGATGTTTTTGCCCCGTGCCCGAAGAATTTTCGCAGCTTTGTTGTTATGTTTATTACTGTTTACCACAGCCTGTGCGCCAAAGACTCCTGGACGTTTTGACCAGGCACAGCAGGAAAGCACCCGACAAAAAAGTGGCCAGGCAATTGCTAAAGATTCAACCCAAGGTAGCGAATTTAACAAATTTTTCCCAGCTGCTGGGGCTGGCTATGAGCGCGTCTACACCCAAGAGAAGAAAGGCTTTGCTGAAGCGAAGTTGAAAAGAGATGGCAAAGACTTAGCTGTACTATCGATTAATGATACACAAGGAGTTAAAGGCGCTACAAACCCAGCGGCAAAATTCGTAAATAGCCCAAAAACAATAGCCGGATATCCAGCTGTTAGTCAGGGAAGTACTGGTACTGCTGTTTTAGTAGGGAATCGCTATCAAGTGAAAGTGCAATCTCGCGATGCGTCATTTACAGAGGCTGAACGCGAAGCTTGGATACAGAAATTTAACTTAAATGGTTTGGCGCAACTTGCTAAAACTAAATAGATCATGGACTTCGACAACTGAAATCCTGAGTAAGCAGAAAATAATTAAGTAGGAGTCTATATTGTGAGTAAATCAATTTTTGAGTTGGTTGATGAATTACCAACTAACAACTTAACGATTTCGGCATTGCGATCGCTCGATTTTGTTGCTCCTGGTGAGTGGCAAAATGTAGTTGGCTTTGTCAACACGATCAAAACTGTCACTGGTGAAGACGACGAAGAGCTGATTCAACAAATAGGCGATCGAGCGGTTTATCTCTACAACGATCGCTCTCAAGGATATCAACGAGCCATGTGGCTTTATCAAACCGTTGATAGCACAGATAAAGCACTTGGTGCAGCAGCTTTAGCAAACAAAGTGGGTGAGAAAATTCCCCTTTTGGGTTTTTTAAACCGAGTCACTCCCAAAGCTGAAAAAGCACAAACCATAGACTTGTGCTTAAAATTAGTTGCTGAGTTAGTAGCCTTCTGTCAAATTAACGGTATTCCCGGAGACAGCATTGGCGATTTTGTCGGCTCTTTGGGTGAATACAGCGGTGAGTCGTTCATCCGCATGGCTGCATTAGTTTGTTTTGATGGTTTGATACCCTTAGGTCCAGACTTCATCAGTAGTGCACTATCTAGACTTAATCACACAAGTCCTCAGGAGTTAGATCAAAACTCAACCTTTGCGAATATTAAAGACGCAATTCCAGGTAATGATTCTAGCAGCAAACTGAACTTTATCGGTCAAAGCTTTGACTCAGTCAGTGGTTGGATGAGTGGTTTAGTCTCTTCCAAGAATTTAACACCACAAAAGGTAGCTAACAACTTGCAAAATTTTGTTGACTTTGCAGATGATAAGCTAGACTACCTGGCTGCGTTCCTGGATGTATCGACGAATTACTACGAACATACAGGTACACAAACTTTAGCACGTCGATTGATTGAGCGGGCTTCGGCTGAAATTTAACTGATCAACTGACCAATAAAAAACTCACAACCCAGAACTTAGTAGCCAGTTCAGAAATTCCCGTTGACTGATCCAAGCTTTTGTTCTGGGTTTTGAATTGGAGTTTGCTGGCATCTTTGAAAAAGTTTCATGTCACGTGTGTCCGCGTCGGATCGGAAAATTCTCGTATTGGGGACACGATATCCATCTTGCTGCCCTGTCACCACTAGTTCAATTGGTTCATCACCAGAAGATAATGGTTGAGTTGGTTATGTTTGGTTTGCTGTTGCTGTGTAGGTGATTGTGTTTGAGGTTGCTGCCCCTGTTGTGCTAAGGATGCAGTACTTGCAACAGAGAAGATAAGACCCTCATTAGGACTATCAAACAACTCGACTATTGGTGCACTCGCTTCATCTATCACACTTACCCGGATAGTCTTGGCGTCAAAGTTCGTTATGCTTATCTCAGTAATATCCGCAATTGGTTTCTCTGAACGGAATGTGAATGGCTCACCCGACGGTAAGCACAGTTGAGCATTGGGAATATCAACGATAAAGCTATTACTTTTTGAGGTAAAAAC
This portion of the Brasilonema sennae CENA114 genome encodes:
- a CDS encoding ArnT family glycosyltransferase — its product is MLYKLQFLRPTKITISILRGFPHILLLIWLLPLLLFGSGQSSLMAHDEGLYAWRSRLMIDTGDWIHPWTTPHHKTPGPYWLIASSYTLFGINEASVRLPSMIAGVLSVLLLYEIGKILIGKKIAWLAAAILSVEFLWLQYSRLGTPDVPVIFLVLLAIWSLLKAELHPKYRFTWCFLAGFNFGLGFLVRSFMIFVPIIALLPYLIWEHRRHRHLTNPMLYFGFVVGLIPTFIWLWLSWLRYGSGSLGQLIYFVLKLGSSERIHNGLGFYFWDIPIKAFPWGFFSFLGLFLLIRRPIPRYQLVLVGYPLTLFAELSLFSTRLSHYSLLLYPFIALLAAVGLNWLSAGIRREEGRKGERDRGKDIFPHSYTATLPHCNTPSSPVPSSSLLRNLSYGFGMFGVLLLVVGMVAFVWGETALREGSQSVAEPVLKTGFPSQASGVGVPKAAFGGKRRNITCRPVVGPGVFPPQATANPKGDAQVHKYAIVALVSGASWLILPLVWIGPYQLGKKFLTSGYWLASWLVPMWISLAAASCSGFIGDYNPDVKALIQQPAIAQVLHSSVINFVDIRGKSDVLLKFYTPHHGKRVQQVSQLPALSYAWVSSKQMANLSQRYRVLGTVQDVSLIEVINQF
- a CDS encoding class I SAM-dependent methyltransferase, with product MALKPEERTKQDSTDDKLFYEHPRFVTHVDDGFIQQLTDLYRERLKPNTRILDMMSSWVSHLPEEISFAHVEGHGLNAEELARNPRFNHYFVQNLNENPQLPLEDQSFDAVLNCVSVQYLQYPEAIFSEIHRILKPRGVAIFSFSNRMFFQKAIQAWREGTEASRVELVKSYFSALPGLTPPEVIARRSSLPNLLQWMGVAGGDPFYAVIAYRSS
- a CDS encoding AMIN domain-containing protein → MRLVFTSKSNSFIVDIPNAQLCLPSGEPFTFRSEKPIADITEISITNFDAKTIRVSVIDEASAPIVELFDSPNEGLIFSVASTASLAQQGQQPQTQSPTQQQQTKHNQLNHYLLVMNQLN